The nucleotide sequence GCACCACCACTCGCCCATTGCAAACCACGTTGAACACCCGGCTACCCAGGCCACCTGCGGCTTCATGCGGTGGACCCACGTAGCTGTCGCGATTACCGACCCCAAAGCGCCGCTCCACAAAGTGGAGCACTGCTGTGTATCGTCCCGGCGGTACGGGGATGGCGTAAGAGAAGTTTCCCCAACGCTCGCTCTCGTACAATTCCTGGTCATCGGCGCCCGCCACCGATCCTGCACGAACCGCCAACTGCCCTCCTTTGAAATACTGGTCCGGAGCCCACCAGCGGCTGTCGTCGGAATAGTAAGAGCTGTCGCGCATAACGATACGAACGGGACGGATTCGGCCGCGCACTCCCGGGACAATCTCAATTCCCGACAGCATTCCGCGTCCTCCGTGCAGGGAGGAGACGTTCAAGTGCAGCAGGCCGTCTCCCGCCGGGGTAACGTCAACCAGCACCTTCTCGTCGGCGGTCCTGCTGCCGCCAGCATCGGCCACCACGTCAAAATCATTGAGCAGCGTTTTGCCGTTGACGTTGATGGCCATAATGCGGCTGCCCTCGCCGCCGCCCGAATCCTCAGGACCGTAATAAGTTTCGGCAAAGTGCAGCCGCAGCTCATAATTGCCGGGCTTCAGTGGAATGTCATAGCTGAAATCGCCCTGGCGGCTGGAGCGGTAAATTTCCGGATCAAGCGTCCGCCAGATATGCCTCACGGGACTACGAACCAGCATTCCGCCGGAAAAGTACCGGTCGGCGCTCCATACTTTTCCGGCACGATCAACATAGTTGTGGGTACTCCCTGCAAGAATTCGGACCTCGTCGCCGACTGGCAATCCGATTGGAGCCTCACTCACAGCGGACGCGGACCTTTGGGGATATGCCGGCACAGTTGTTTTCGTCCTGGGAAGAAAGATCAGAAGGCCGATACCAACCACAACAGAGGCAATGGCGGCTGGAATGAACCAGCGCCACACGTTTGACCTCCATCTGACGGCATCGCCCGCTACAGGTTTTTGAGAATCCGGCACGGGCTTGGTTGCCTGGGAAGACTCCCCCGCGACTGCAAACTGTGGCACGTACTGTCCTACGGGAATTGAAATGTGGAGAGTGTGACCTGCGCCGTCTCCCGCGTAGTACTCTGCTAAGCGCCTACGAAGCCGGTTGGCTTGTACCCGGACAATAGAATCGGAATCCTGGTCGAAGGAGGCGCCGCGGCCAAAAACCTCTACCGCAATGGAGTACTCCTTAATCTGCTCACCTTCACCCGCGAACCACTTCTCGCAGAGATAGGAAAGCAAGTGCGAGAGGGCAGGCGCGCGGACAAACGCCTCTGACTGCAGAACTCTCTGGAGTTCAGCTCGTTCCGCTTCCACGGACTCTTGAAGGACAGCCATTCGCGGGTTCCTGTCTAGAGTCTAGCTCGCATGTAACCGTGAAGAGTGAGGTAACAGCCGCCGTAACCCTCGGAAAGGGCCAGAATGGGACGGTCAGCACTAAGTTAGTGTTTACAGTCTGCTACAGCGTGGGTCTGTGAGCATTGGCCACAAGTCCCCCCTAAAGCGTCTGCCTTTAACAGTGTGGTAGCGGCTATAACGTTGTGTACTGCCTTGTCTTCTGCAATAAGGAGTTCGGCTGTGAGCAGGCTTTCCGACCCAATAGACAAAGCCCGGTTCGGTGGCGCAACTCCGGCCAAGGAGGCATATATGCGGAGACTATGGCTTATTGGAATCCTCTTGGCTCTTTCCGCTGCTTTGCGGGCTGACAATTCCGGCAGTTCAGCATCGGAGTCCCAGCCACCCAGCCTGCCAATGTCGCAAATGACGGTTGCACAACTGGAAGCCAGAGGGGACATCCTGCGTATGCAGAAGAACTACGAAGAATCAATTCGATACTACAATGCCGGCCTGCAGAGACAACCGAAGAATGCCGTCTTATACAACAAGATTGGAATCGCGGAGCTGCAGATTGGCCAGCTTAGTTCTGCGGAGTACCATTTCACTCGCGCGGTGAAATTCGATAGCAAATATGCTCAAGCCTTCAACAACATTGGCGTAATTGCCTACATGCAGAAGAATTACGGACGGGCGGTGAAATATTACAAAAAGGCACTGGCTTTGAGCGAAGCAAATGCCTCTATCCACAGTAATTTAGGCACTGCCTGGTTCGCCCAGAACAAGCTTGAGCGTGCAATCGCAGAATACACGCGTGCCTTGGAGTTGGATCCTGAGGTCCTATTGCGGTCCACCCACGGCGGCGTTTCTGCCAAGATTTCATCTCCCGAAGATCGCGCCAAATATTCTTATGTGTTGGCTAAGTTGTTCGCAAAACGTGGCGATATCGAACGTTGTCTCGAATGCCTGAGAAAAGCTAAGGAAGAGGGCTTTCACAATCTGACGGACGTTTATAGAGACGAAGAGTTCGCTACTATCCGGCAAGATGCACGACTGGCCGAACTGATCCCACCGCCTGCGGTCAACAAGTAGAACCGTTACTGGGAGAACCACAGGTTCTCCCAGAATTTTTTGCAAGCACGCACTCGTCGCTTCGAGTCGCACGAACTGCGGCTTTGCACCCTCTCCCAAAGTGGAACTTAATCTCTTAAGGATCAATGAAGACTAAAGCAAGCACCGTTTTTGTCGATGCAAAAGTCAGCAGGCACGCAGATGGAAGGTCTGGAATCCGACGTCGTCCTGGAAAACCCTACCAATAACGGTGTCCGGTGCCGCGATTGCGAGCAGCACCTGCGCGAAGCGCAAGTTCTCCAAGTTTCACTGTTGCCGAGCGCTCCTCTCGCCGAACACTCCTTCGAGTTTGCCTTTCGTTATTCGCCTTTTTTCGAAGTGAGCGGCGACTTTGCTGATTTCTTCCGCTTACCCAACGGTTTTGTCGGGCTGTATATGGGCGACGTAGTGGGAAAGGGTTTGCCGGCAGCCCTGTATGGCGCTCTGGTGATGGGAGCCCTGCGCGGCATCCATAAGACCGGCACGGCCACCGCACGCGTGCTCTCCTTGCTCAACGAGCGCCTCCTGCAGCGCCCCATGACGGGCCGCTTCTGCTCGACGTTGTATGC is from Terriglobales bacterium and encodes:
- a CDS encoding PP2C family protein-serine/threonine phosphatase — encoded protein: MQKSAGTQMEGLESDVVLENPTNNGVRCRDCEQHLREAQVLQVSLLPSAPLAEHSFEFAFRYSPFFEVSGDFADFFRLPNGFVGLYMGDVVGKGLPAALYGALVMGALRGIHKTGTATARVLSLLNERLLQRPMTGRFCSTLYAVFDPITRTLQFSNAGLPRPLLVSKSSCQPLGEGGLPSGMFPNATYEEHTAQLFPGDSVLFATDGVHELCNAEGIEFGEGKILETWDRCRHRSAGESLEYLFESLKQFSSRAGQHDDVTVVVLRVPQ
- a CDS encoding tetratricopeptide repeat protein, with translation MRRLWLIGILLALSAALRADNSGSSASESQPPSLPMSQMTVAQLEARGDILRMQKNYEESIRYYNAGLQRQPKNAVLYNKIGIAELQIGQLSSAEYHFTRAVKFDSKYAQAFNNIGVIAYMQKNYGRAVKYYKKALALSEANASIHSNLGTAWFAQNKLERAIAEYTRALELDPEVLLRSTHGGVSAKISSPEDRAKYSYVLAKLFAKRGDIERCLECLRKAKEEGFHNLTDVYRDEEFATIRQDARLAELIPPPAVNK
- a CDS encoding malectin domain-containing carbohydrate-binding protein, translated to MAVLQESVEAERAELQRVLQSEAFVRAPALSHLLSYLCEKWFAGEGEQIKEYSIAVEVFGRGASFDQDSDSIVRVQANRLRRRLAEYYAGDGAGHTLHISIPVGQYVPQFAVAGESSQATKPVPDSQKPVAGDAVRWRSNVWRWFIPAAIASVVVGIGLLIFLPRTKTTVPAYPQRSASAVSEAPIGLPVGDEVRILAGSTHNYVDRAGKVWSADRYFSGGMLVRSPVRHIWRTLDPEIYRSSRQGDFSYDIPLKPGNYELRLHFAETYYGPEDSGGGEGSRIMAINVNGKTLLNDFDVVADAGGSRTADEKVLVDVTPAGDGLLHLNVSSLHGGRGMLSGIEIVPGVRGRIRPVRIVMRDSSYYSDDSRWWAPDQYFKGGQLAVRAGSVAGADDQELYESERWGNFSYAIPVPPGRYTAVLHFVERRFGVGNRDSYVGPPHEAAGGLGSRVFNVVCNGRVVVRDLDLLKNAAENQLLTRKITGLEPNSQGKLLFEFVPVRDYATVSAIEILPE